The following proteins come from a genomic window of Candidatus Rokuibacteriota bacterium:
- a CDS encoding cysteine hydrolase, producing the protein MISLDPRTTALVAIDMHRGHLDPSIATLPLAAERCGPVIARAVALFRELRVIGVPIVHVVTENRDAGEIAANPFWKAIHDDATKARKGILKHNLAGSPGTQIIPDLWADGDYRVGGKKRYNCFYATDLEFLLRRLAAETLIIAGINTTTCVLNTAFEATNRDFRVAIAEEAVDSMDGEEMHRFALRLMSAAVGWVLSNEQILKALRS; encoded by the coding sequence ATGATCTCCCTCGATCCGCGCACGACCGCCCTCGTCGCCATCGACATGCACCGGGGGCACCTGGACCCCTCGATCGCCACGCTCCCGCTGGCGGCCGAGCGCTGCGGCCCGGTGATCGCGCGCGCGGTGGCCCTGTTCCGGGAGCTGCGCGTGATCGGGGTGCCGATCGTCCACGTGGTCACGGAGAACCGGGATGCGGGAGAGATCGCGGCCAACCCGTTCTGGAAGGCGATCCACGACGACGCGACGAAGGCGCGGAAGGGAATCCTCAAGCACAACCTGGCCGGGAGCCCGGGGACCCAGATCATCCCGGACCTCTGGGCCGACGGCGATTACCGGGTCGGCGGCAAGAAGCGCTACAACTGTTTCTACGCCACCGACCTGGAGTTCCTCCTGCGCCGGCTCGCCGCGGAGACCCTGATCATCGCCGGGATCAACACCACGACCTGCGTCCTCAACACGGCGTTCGAAGCCACCAACCGCGATTTTCGCGTGGCGATCGCCGAAGAGGCGGTGGACTCCATGGACGGGGAGGAGATGCACCGCTTCGCCCTCCGTCTCATGTCTGCCGCGGTGGGCTGGGTGCTGTCCAACGAGCAGATCCTGAAGGCCCTGCGGTCCTAA
- the hutU gene encoding urocanate hydratase has product MSDPLRPRDPIRAPRGSTLSCKGWPQEAALRMLMNNLDPDVAERWEELVVYGGAGKAARDWGAYYRIVAALRALEGDETLLVQSGKAVGVFKTHTEAPRVLISNSMLVPAWGDWEHFRRYEALGLTMYGQMTAGSWIYIGTQGILQGTYETFGACARRHFGGSLKGRLVLSAGLGGMGGAQPLAVTLNEGVGIFVEVDPERIERRLKLRYLDTATDSLDDALKQAHRARAKREALSIGLLGNAADVYAELVARGVRPDVVTDQTAAHDLLHGYIPAGLTIAEARQLRQTDPAEYLRRASGSVARHVGAMLDFQRLGAVVFDYGNNIRAEAKKAGVAEAFSFPGFVPAFIRPLFCEGQGPFRWVALSGDPEDIYATDRALMDAFRDNDHLVSWLRTAQERVHFQGLPARICWLGYGDRERAGRIFNDLVAAGRVKAPMVIGRDHLDSGSVASPYRETEAMRDGSDAIADWPILNALLNASAGATWVAVHHGGGVGIGYAIHAGMVIVADGTAEAERRLERVLTTDPGSGIMRHADAGYPEAIEAAKRHGLKLPGLAS; this is encoded by the coding sequence ATGAGTGACCCCTTGCGCCCGAGGGACCCGATCCGTGCACCGCGTGGCAGCACCCTCTCCTGCAAGGGCTGGCCCCAGGAAGCCGCGCTCAGAATGCTTATGAATAACCTGGACCCCGACGTGGCGGAGCGCTGGGAAGAGCTGGTGGTCTATGGCGGGGCCGGTAAGGCCGCACGGGACTGGGGCGCCTACTACCGGATCGTGGCGGCGCTGCGGGCGCTCGAGGGGGACGAGACGCTCCTGGTGCAGTCGGGCAAAGCGGTGGGAGTGTTCAAGACCCACACGGAGGCGCCGCGGGTGTTGATCTCAAATTCCATGCTGGTTCCCGCGTGGGGTGACTGGGAACATTTCCGCCGGTACGAGGCCCTGGGCCTCACCATGTACGGCCAGATGACCGCCGGGAGCTGGATCTACATCGGCACTCAGGGGATCCTCCAGGGGACCTACGAGACGTTCGGTGCCTGCGCGCGGCGGCACTTTGGCGGAAGCCTCAAGGGGCGCCTCGTCCTGTCAGCCGGGCTGGGCGGGATGGGCGGCGCCCAGCCGCTGGCCGTCACCCTCAACGAGGGGGTAGGAATCTTCGTGGAGGTGGACCCCGAGCGAATCGAGCGCCGGCTCAAGCTGCGTTACCTGGACACGGCGACCGACTCGCTGGACGACGCCCTGAAGCAGGCGCATCGCGCGAGGGCGAAGCGGGAAGCCCTGTCGATCGGGCTCCTCGGGAACGCGGCCGACGTTTACGCCGAGCTCGTCGCGCGCGGCGTACGACCGGACGTCGTAACCGACCAGACGGCAGCGCATGACCTGCTTCACGGCTACATTCCCGCGGGGCTCACCATAGCCGAGGCCCGGCAACTGCGCCAGACCGACCCGGCAGAGTACCTCCGTCGCGCCTCGGGTTCGGTGGCGCGCCATGTCGGCGCCATGCTGGATTTCCAGCGGCTCGGCGCCGTCGTCTTTGACTACGGCAACAACATCCGCGCCGAGGCCAAAAAGGCCGGGGTGGCTGAGGCCTTCAGCTTCCCCGGGTTTGTGCCCGCCTTCATCCGCCCCCTCTTCTGTGAGGGGCAGGGCCCCTTCCGCTGGGTCGCGCTGTCCGGCGATCCCGAGGACATCTACGCGACGGACCGTGCGCTGATGGACGCCTTTCGCGACAACGACCACCTGGTCAGCTGGCTTCGGACGGCGCAGGAGCGCGTCCACTTCCAGGGGTTGCCGGCGCGTATCTGTTGGCTTGGTTATGGCGACCGGGAGCGGGCCGGGCGGATCTTCAACGACCTAGTCGCCGCCGGGCGCGTCAAGGCGCCAATGGTGATCGGGCGTGATCATCTCGACTCTGGCTCCGTGGCTTCACCCTACCGCGAGACCGAGGCGATGCGGGATGGATCGGATGCCATCGCCGACTGGCCAATTCTGAACGCGCTCCTCAACGCGTCGGCAGGGGCGACCTGGGTGGCTGTTCACCACGGCGGCGGGGTCGGGATCGGCTACGCGATCCACGCGGGGATGGTGATCGTTGCCGACGGCACGGCCGAGGCGGAACGACGCTTGGAACGGGTGCTGACGACGGATCCCGGCTCCGGGATCATGCGGCATGCCGATGCGGGCTACCCGGAGGCCATCGAGGCGGCCAAGCGTCACGGGCTGAAACTTCCGGGACTCGCCTCTTGA